The Streptomyces sp. ICC1 DNA window CGTTGAAGCCGTGGTCGACCGTGGAGATCAGGTACTGCTCGATCGCGCGGGCCCTGACCGGGTCGGGCTCCTGCCCGGTCAGCATGTACAGGTAATTGGCGGCGTACGGGAGGTCCTCGCGCGGTTCCACGGGCTCCAGGCCCCGGCCGAGCCGGTGCAGGGCGGTGAGCAGGGTAGGTACGGCGGCGCAGGCGGCCATCGCGTCGGCGGCCCGGCGTTCGGGGGTGAGGTCGTAGACCGGGCGGAAGCCGGCGGAGGCGCCGAGCAGGGAGAGCGCCGTGCGCAGCCCGGCGAGCGGGCCGGAGGCGGCGGTGGCGGGATGGGGCATGGCCGCCATGGTCGGGGAGCGGCGCCGTACGGAGATGGGGCCGACCACGTCGTCCCCCGCGAGGATGGGCCAGCGCCACTGCGCACGGGGGTTCTGGGCGGCTCGGGCGGGTGCGGCCCGGATCTGCTCGCGCGCCTCGTCCGGGGTGAGGGGCTCGCCGACGGTCTCGTTCGTCGGGCATCGACGCAAGGCGAACGTACGGGCCGGGGTGCTCCTTTGGGGACGCAGGCGGCCCCGCGGACGCCCCGCGGACGCCCCGGGGTCAGCGGTCGGAGCTGAGGACCTTGCTGATGGTGTCGGAGGCCGTCTTCGCGGCTTCCTTGGGGTCCTGTCCGGTGAGGACGGCCGTCATGAACGGCTTGATCGGGTTCTTGGCCTCGACCTCGGCCCAGCGGGCGGACTTCGGGGTGGCGCGGCCCTGGGCGGCGCCGGGGGCCATCGCGGTGGCGCCCTCGTTGCCCTCGACCACGTGCGCGAGCGTGGTCTTGTTGGGGACGTAGCTCATCGTGCGGGCGAGCTCGGTCTGCCACTTCTCGCTGACCAGGGCGGTGACGACGTCGACCGCGTCCTTACGCCGCTTCGTCGACTCGGGGATGATCAGGTCGGAGCCGCCGGTGAAGACGGAGCCGACCTTGTCCGCCGTCTTCCCGGGGATCGGGAAGAAGCCGAGCTTGCCCTTCAGCGCGGGGTTGGCGGCCTCGATGGCGGCGACCTGGCCGGGCGGGGCGATGATCTGCGCGATCCCGCCCCGCGCGAAGACCTCGGACTGCGGGGGCGTCTCCTCGTCGGCGTCCTTGGGCCCGTTGCCGAGGTCCTGGAGCTGCTTGTAGAACTCCATGCCCGCCAGGGCCTTCTCGTCGTCGAGGGTGCCGAGCCACTGGCCGCCGCCCTCGACGGCGAGCTCGCCGCCCTCGTCCCAGATGAAGCCGGCGAGGACGTACCAGTTCTGGCCGGCGAGGTAGATGCCCTGCTGGCTGCCCTTGTCGAGCTTCTGGGTGGCCTGGATCCACTCCGCGCGGGTCTTGACCGGGGTCTTGATCCCGGCGTTCGCGAAGAGGTCCTTGTTGTAGATCACCACGCGGTTGGCGGCGTACCACGGGACACCGAACTGGGCGCCGTTGACGCTGCCGGGGTCGGAGAGGCCCTTCAGCCAGTCCTTGCCGTCCCACAGGCGCAGGGCTTCGAGGGTGAGCTCGGATACGCCTCCGGTCTCCACGTACTGGGCGACCTGGGTGTTGCCGACCTCGATGACGTCGGCGCCCTCCGTGCTCTTGCCGGACAGCACGGCGTTGACCTTGTCGCCGATGCCCGTCCACTCCTGGATCTTGACGTCGAGGTCGATGTCGGGGTGGTCCGCCTCGTAGCTGCTGGTGAACTGGGCTATGAACTCGTCCGAGGCGCTGCCCTTCATCAACCAGAGCGTCACCTTCTGCGGGCCGCCCGCCGATCCGGCCAGACTGCAGCCGGCGAGGGCGGTCGCCGCCACGAGAGCGGTGGACACGGCAAGGAAGCGGATCTTCACGAAGGTCACCTTCTGGGGATGGATCTCAGATGGCTTGAAATTGGCATGGACCAATGAGCGGGTCAAGGGGTTCAGGACGGTTTCGCGCTGGATTGTTCACGCAAAGTTCGCGGACCCGGACTTACTGGGGCACCGTAGAACAAGGCAACAGCCACCCAGTGTCGGGAGACCCCATGTCCAATCACACGTACCGGGTGACCGAGATCGTGGGCACGTCCCACGAGGGCATCGACCAGGCCATCCGCAACGGAATCGCCCGCGCGGGCGAGACGCTGCACAACCTGGACTGGCTCGAGGTGACGCAGATCAGGGGCCACATCGAGAACGGGCAGGTCGCGCACTTCCAGGTGGGCCTCAAGGTCGGATTCCGGCTCGACGGCGAGGAGTGAGGCGGCGGGCGCCCGCGGGTCCGGCGCTCAGGTCCGGGTCCGGCCCGGGCTCGGGTCCGGCGCTCAGGTCCGGCCCTCAGGTCCGGCCCTCGCCCTCCTGCGCGTCCTTGAGCTCCGGCGCCTGCGCCGCCCAGTCCGCCAGGACCACGCGGAACCCCGCCGCGCGCGCATCCCGGCACACCAGCTCGTCGTCGTCGACGAGCATCCGGACCTCCCGGCCCCGCGCGATCCGCCGCAGCACCTCCAGCTTGGTCGTCCGGGCGGGCCGCCGGTCCTGGTTCCCGCGCATCCACAGCCGCCCCTCGGGCAGACCGTGCCGGGTGAGCCACACGGCCGTGTCCGCGCGGCACCGCTCCGGGCGTCCGGTCAGGTACGCGACCTCGCAGTCGGCCGCGCTCTCCACCGCGAGCGCGATCCCCCGGGCGAGCGGCGGATCGGCCGGGGCCGCGCCGAAGAAGCCGCTCCAGTCGCGGGGCCGGCTCTCCAGGAAGTGCTGGCGGTGGCCGGTGTCGGCCAGGGTGTTGTCGATGTCGAAGACGGCCAGGGGCCTGCGGTTCTGAGTCTCGGTCACCCCGCCAGCGTAGACACTCGCCGAAGCGCTCCCCCACGCCGCGGGAGGCTCCCGGGAATCCCGGCGGCCCCACGGCGTTGACCACTGTGTGATCCGGAAACTCTCCGTACTCGACCGGTCCCGCACCCGCGAGGGGCATCCCGCCGCGCAGGCGCTGCGGGACACCGTCGACCTCGCGCGCACCGCCGAGCGGCTCGGCTACCACCGGTTCTGGGTCTCCGAGCACCACAGCGTGCCCGGAGTGGCCGGATCCGCGCCCACCGTGCTGGCCGCCGCGGTGGCCAGCGCCACCGGCCGGATCCGCGTCGGCACGGGCGGCGTGATGCTGCCCAACCACCAGCCGCTGATCGTCGCGGAGCAGTTCGGGGTCCTGGAATCGCTCTTCCCCGGCCGCATCGACATGGGGCTCGGCCGGTCCGTCGGCTTCACGGGCGGGATCCGGCGCGCGCTCGGCCGCGGCACCGGGGACGCCGACCGGTTCGAGGAGCAGCTCGCCGAGCTCCTGGGCTGGTTCGACGGCTCCCAGAGCGCCCATCCCGAGGTGCACGCCCGCCCGGCGGAGGGCATGCGGATCCCGCCCTACGTGCTGGCCACGGGCGAGGGGGCCGGCATCGCGGCCCGCGCCGGGCTCCCCCTGGTGGTCGGGGACCTGCGGACGCGCGCACGGGTCGTGGAGGTCATCGAGGGGTACCGCGAGCGGTTCCGGCCCTCCGCCTGGGGCGAGAAGCCCTACGTCGTGGTCTCCGGGACGGTCGCGGTCGCCGCGACCCCCGAAGCCGCCCGCCGGATCCTGGTCCCGGAGGCGTGGGCGCTCGCGCACTCCCGCACCCGGGGCAGCTTCCCGCCGCTGCGCCCGGCTGAGGAGGTCGAGGCCCTCGCCATGAGCCCCAAGGAGCGCGAGCTGTACGAGGGCGCGCTGGCCGGGCACGTCCACGGCACGCGGGAGCAGGTGGCGGCGGAGCTGGCCGAGGTCTCCCGGCTGACCGGGGCGGACGAGCTGCTGGTGACCACGTCCACCCACGACCGGACGGCGCTGCTGGACTCCTTCGCCGGCCTCGCCGAGCTGGCCGGCCTGAGCGGGCGGCCGGCCTGAGCGGGCGGCCGGCCTGAGCGGGCCGCCGGGGGTGCCCGGACCGCCCGCCGGACCGCCCGCCGGACCGGCCGAGGTCGCCGGGCACTAAACTAGGGCGAATGCACCAGCCCGCCGCCCCCCGCGCCCACGATCCCCACGTCCGTGTCCGCGGGGCCCGGGAGCACAACCTGCGCGGGGTGGACGTGGACGTCCCGCGCGACGCGCTGACCGTCTTCACCGGCGTCTCCGGCTCCGGGAAAAGCTCACTGGCCTTCGGCACGATCTTCGCCGAGGCCCAGCGCCGCTACTTCGAGTCGGTGGCCCCGTACGCCCGCCGCCTGATCCACCAGATCGGTGCGCCCAAGGTCGACTCGATCACCGGGCTGCCGCCGGCCGTGTCGCTGGAGCAGCGGCGCTCCTCCCCGGGCTCCCGGTCCTCGGTGGGGACGGTGACCACCCTGTCGAACTCCCTGCGGATGCTCTACTCGCGGGCCGGCTGCTACCCGGCGGGCGCCGAGCGGCTCGACTCCGACTCCTTCTCCCCCAACACCGCGGCCGGCGCCTGCCCTTCCTGTCACGGCTTGGGCCGGGTGTTCCGCACGACCGAGGAACTCCTCGTCCCCGAGGCCGAGCTGTCGATCCGTCAGGGCGCCATCGCCGCCTGGCCCGGCGCCTGGCAGGGCAAGAACCTGCGCGACATCCTGGAGGCGCTGGGCCACGACGTGGACGCGCCGTGGCGCGACCTCACGGCGAAGGACCGCGAGTGGATCCTGTTCACCGAGGAGCAGCCGGTGGTCACGGTGCATCCCGTGCGGGAGGCCGACCGGATCCAACGGCCCTACCAGGGCACGTACATGAGCGCCCACCGCTACGTGATGCGGACGTTCGCCGACAGCAAGAGCGCCACCCTGCGGGCCCGCGCCGAGAAGTTCCTGGCGGACTCGCCGTGCCCGGTGTGCGAGGGCCGGCGACTGCGTCCGGAGGCGCTGGCCGTGACCTTCGCGGGCCGCACCATCGCGGAGCTGGCGGCGCTGGCGCTGACCGAGCTGGACGGCGTACTGGCCCGCGCGCACGGGGGCGGTGAGGCGGCGCGGGTGCTGACGGAGGACCTGCGCTCCAGGATCGGGCCGGTCACCGAGCTCGGGCTGGGCTACCTGAGCCTGGACCGCGCGGCCCCCACCCTGTCGGCGGGAGAGCTGCAACGGCTGCGGCTGGCCACGCAGTTGCGGTCGGGCCTGTTCGGGGTGGTGTACGTACTGGACGAGCCGTCGGCCGGTCTCCACCCGGCCGACACCGAGGCGCTGCTGGGCGTGCTGGACCGGCTCAAGGAGGCGGGGAACACCGTGTTCGTGGTGGAGCACGATCTGGACGTGGTGCGGCACGCGGACTGGCTGGTCGACGTCGGGCCGCTGGCCGGCGAGCACGGCGGGCGGGTGCTGTACAGCGGTCCGCCGCAGGGGCTGGCCGGGGTGGCGGAATCCGCGACGGCCCGGCACCTGTTCCCGGACCCGCGACAGGACGGGCCGGCCCCGCGGCCCCCGCGCGAGGCGGCCGGGTCCGTCCGGCTCAGCGGGGTGAGCCGGCACAACCTGCGTGACGTGGCGGTCAGGTTCCCGCTCGGCGTGTTCACGGCCGTGACCGGGGTGTCGGGCTCCGGCAAGTCCACGCTGGGCCGGGCGCTGGCCCGGGAGGTCGGTGAGCGGCTGGCGGATCCGGGGTTCCCGGTACGGCGGCTGGTGGAGGTGGACCAGAAGCCGATCGGGCGGACCCCGCGCTCCAACCTGGCCACGTACACGGGGCTGTTCGACGTGGTCCGCCGGCTCTTCTCCGCGACGGAGCAGGCGAAGGCGCGCGGCTGGAAGGCGGGCCGCTTCTCCTTCAACGTGCCGGGCGGCCGGTGCGAGTCCTGCCAGGGCGAGGGCTTCGTCTCGGTGGAGCTGCTGTTCCTGCCCAGTACGTACGCGCCCTGCCCCGACTGCGCCGGGGCCCGCTACAACTCCGAGACCCTGGAGGTCCGTTACTCGGGGTTGAACATCGCGGAGGTGCTGGCCCTGACGGTGGAGTCGGCGGCCGCCTTCTTCTCCGGGGTCCCGGCGGCCGCGCGGAGCCTGTCGGCGCTGTCGGACATCGGCCTGGGATACCTGCGCCTCGGGCAGCCGGCCACGGAGCTGTCGGGCGGCGAGGCGCAGCGCATCAAGCTGGCGACCGAGCTCAGCGGGGCCTCCCCGGCCCGAGAGGCCCGGGGAGGGCTGCGCCGCGACCACACCCTGTACCTGCTGGACGAGCCCACGACCGGGCTCCACCCGGCCGACACCCTGGTGCTGCTGCGGCAGTTGCACGGTCTGGTGGACGCCGGGCATTCCGTGGTGGTCGTGGAGCACGACATGTCGGTCGTGGCGGGCGCGGACTGGGTCGTCGACCTGGGTCCGGGCGGCGGCGCGGACGGCGGCCGGGTGGTGGCCGCGGGCACGCCCGCCGACGTGGCCCGCGCCGCGGGCAGCCGCACGGCGCCCCACCTGGCGCGGGCGCTCACAGACTAGGCCGTCTCCTTCGGATCAGGCCTGCGGATCAGGCCTGCGGGTCAGGCCTGCGGGTCAGGAGCCGGCGGGCTTGGCGAAGTTTCCGTAGCCCTGCCAGTCGAGGACGACGCACGGCTCTTCGCCGATCACCCAGGCGTCGTGGCCGGGGTCGATCTGGATGAAGTCACCGGGCTGCGCTTCGATGCTGTCGCCGTCGTCCATGACGATCTTCATCCGGCCGCTGATGACGTATCCCACGTGGG harbors:
- a CDS encoding extracellular solute-binding protein — encoded protein: MKIRFLAVSTALVAATALAGCSLAGSAGGPQKVTLWLMKGSASDEFIAQFTSSYEADHPDIDLDVKIQEWTGIGDKVNAVLSGKSTEGADVIEVGNTQVAQYVETGGVSELTLEALRLWDGKDWLKGLSDPGSVNGAQFGVPWYAANRVVIYNKDLFANAGIKTPVKTRAEWIQATQKLDKGSQQGIYLAGQNWYVLAGFIWDEGGELAVEGGGQWLGTLDDEKALAGMEFYKQLQDLGNGPKDADEETPPQSEVFARGGIAQIIAPPGQVAAIEAANPALKGKLGFFPIPGKTADKVGSVFTGGSDLIIPESTKRRKDAVDVVTALVSEKWQTELARTMSYVPNKTTLAHVVEGNEGATAMAPGAAQGRATPKSARWAEVEAKNPIKPFMTAVLTGQDPKEAAKTASDTISKVLSSDR
- a CDS encoding excinuclease ABC subunit UvrA, with product MHQPAAPRAHDPHVRVRGAREHNLRGVDVDVPRDALTVFTGVSGSGKSSLAFGTIFAEAQRRYFESVAPYARRLIHQIGAPKVDSITGLPPAVSLEQRRSSPGSRSSVGTVTTLSNSLRMLYSRAGCYPAGAERLDSDSFSPNTAAGACPSCHGLGRVFRTTEELLVPEAELSIRQGAIAAWPGAWQGKNLRDILEALGHDVDAPWRDLTAKDREWILFTEEQPVVTVHPVREADRIQRPYQGTYMSAHRYVMRTFADSKSATLRARAEKFLADSPCPVCEGRRLRPEALAVTFAGRTIAELAALALTELDGVLARAHGGGEAARVLTEDLRSRIGPVTELGLGYLSLDRAAPTLSAGELQRLRLATQLRSGLFGVVYVLDEPSAGLHPADTEALLGVLDRLKEAGNTVFVVEHDLDVVRHADWLVDVGPLAGEHGGRVLYSGPPQGLAGVAESATARHLFPDPRQDGPAPRPPREAAGSVRLSGVSRHNLRDVAVRFPLGVFTAVTGVSGSGKSTLGRALAREVGERLADPGFPVRRLVEVDQKPIGRTPRSNLATYTGLFDVVRRLFSATEQAKARGWKAGRFSFNVPGGRCESCQGEGFVSVELLFLPSTYAPCPDCAGARYNSETLEVRYSGLNIAEVLALTVESAAAFFSGVPAAARSLSALSDIGLGYLRLGQPATELSGGEAQRIKLATELSGASPAREARGGLRRDHTLYLLDEPTTGLHPADTLVLLRQLHGLVDAGHSVVVVEHDMSVVAGADWVVDLGPGGGADGGRVVAAGTPADVARAAGSRTAPHLARALTD
- a CDS encoding cupin domain-containing protein, which produces MSGIVRRGFDSADETRRFEDGKGRLDLLDTDHGPVGRAVFEPGWQWSEHIKPIAGTASCEAAHVGYVISGRMKIVMDDGDSIEAQPGDFIQIDPGHDAWVIGEEPCVVLDWQGYGNFAKPAGS
- a CDS encoding LLM class flavin-dependent oxidoreductase, producing MIRKLSVLDRSRTREGHPAAQALRDTVDLARTAERLGYHRFWVSEHHSVPGVAGSAPTVLAAAVASATGRIRVGTGGVMLPNHQPLIVAEQFGVLESLFPGRIDMGLGRSVGFTGGIRRALGRGTGDADRFEEQLAELLGWFDGSQSAHPEVHARPAEGMRIPPYVLATGEGAGIAARAGLPLVVGDLRTRARVVEVIEGYRERFRPSAWGEKPYVVVSGTVAVAATPEAARRILVPEAWALAHSRTRGSFPPLRPAEEVEALAMSPKERELYEGALAGHVHGTREQVAAELAEVSRLTGADELLVTTSTHDRTALLDSFAGLAELAGLSGRPA
- a CDS encoding dodecin — its product is MSNHTYRVTEIVGTSHEGIDQAIRNGIARAGETLHNLDWLEVTQIRGHIENGQVAHFQVGLKVGFRLDGEE